From one Humulus lupulus chromosome 8, drHumLupu1.1, whole genome shotgun sequence genomic stretch:
- the LOC133795887 gene encoding uncharacterized protein LOC133795887, translating to MKNLKVVASKCEYKPLSNENKLLFLVTTSLKKLEEGIVKIPINGFQFITQSLIDLRVNDNTILSDVVGCLCGVGDIEIVGGGWKKRDIKIITDYSVTSKITLWEDLGEMFDREVIFSTTSATKIYINLEIDYVTSLIERFSTTSNRVQDIESSNVNKFSLEEEMFLNHLSIKEILETNWDDQVKECITTIRCKIIGIDNTFGWYKVHIRVMDKTRETTFVLFNVVAEKLLDTSAHKLFNRLSSNNNNIPTEIETLCGKDFVYKLGLNKYNLKEGLENFTVSKIFVPDEKLERDHELKKARKEKVAGNDGDEKLRVRKENHSQDVGYHNLEDSMEDYDLTLQSRKRKKHIVVDDEDDD from the exons ATGAAAAATTTGAAAGTTGTTGCAAGCAAATGCGAGTACAAACCTCTCTCAAATGAGAACAAGCTTCTTTTTTTGGTTACAACTTCCCTAAAGAAATTGGAAGAAGGAATTGTTAAGATTCCAATCAATGGATTTCAATTCATAACTCAAAGTTTAATTGATTTACGCGTCAATGACAATACAATCCTATCAG ATGTTGTTGGATGCTTGTGTGGTGTGGGTGATATTGAGATTGTTGGAGGTGGCTGGAAAAAAAGAGACATAAAAATTATAACAGATTA tTCGGTGACATCAAAAATCACTTTATGGGAAGATTTGGGGGAGATGTTTGATC GTGAAGTCATTTTTTCTACAACAAGTGCaaccaaaatatatattaatcttGAAATAGATTATGTGACATCTTTAATTGAGAGATTTTCCACCACCTCCAATCGAGTGCAAGATATTGAAAGCTCCAATGTCAATAAGTTTTCTCTTGAGGAAGAGATGTTCCTCAACCACTTGAGTATTAAAGAAATATTAGAGACTAATTGGGATGATCAAGTCAAG GAGTGCATTACTACAATAAGGTGCAAAATTATTGGTATAGACAACACTTTTGGATG GTACAAAGTACATATAAGAGTCATGGATAAAACTAGAGAAACAACTTTTGTCTTATTTAATGTTGTAGCTGAAAAATTACTTGATACATCTGCGCACAAGTTATTCAATAGGTTATCttcaaacaataataatattccTACAGAGATTGAAACTCTTTGTGGAAAAGATTTTGTTTATAAGTTAGGATTGAACAAATATAACTTGAAAGAGGGTCTTGAAAATTTTACCGTATCTAAGATTTTTGTGCCTGATGAGAAATTAGAGCGAGACCATGAATTAAAGAAGGCAAGGAAG GAAAAAGTTGCTGGAAATGATGGAGATGAGAAACTAAGGGTAAGGAAAGAAAATCATTCTCAAGATGTG